The nucleotide sequence gcaAGTGGCTGAACAGGACCTACCGCCGCAGCCTCAGCAGCATCGTGCAGTCCCAGCTGGAGATGACCGACAGCCACCGGTGAGGGGGGGACCCCTGGGACGGCCACAGAGCCCCCTGAGGCTTCCCCAGGTGTAtttgggatgtgtgtgtgtccctCGATGCTTGGGGGCCTGCAGAGGGTCCCTTTGCCCAGCCGTCcttgagctgctccagcctggggtCCTTTCCTCCCCAGGCCATATTTCACCTACTGGATCACCTTTGTGCACATCCTCATCACCTTGCTGGTCATCGGCACCTACGGCATCGCTCCCATCGGCTTCGCCCAGCACGTGACGACAGAGTTAGTAAGTCCCCAGAAttccacagaatttcaggggctggaagggacctcgagagaacatccagtccaacccccctgccagagcaggatcacccacacCAGATCAcgcaggaacacttccaggcaggttttaaatatcaccagagagggagactccacaacccccctgggcagcctgctccagtgttccatcatcctcacagggaaacaattcttcctcctgtttccatggagcttcctatgcctcagcttccaccactgccccttgtgctgtcattgggcaccgccgagcagagcctggctccagcccctcgggactcaccctttacatacttgtaaacattgatgaggtcacctctcagtctcgtCTTCTCTAAGCTAAGTTTGAGAGCTACCAGCCAGGACTGTCCCCTGTCAGCTCTTCAGTGACGTGTCTGGCTCTGAAATGGCAACCAGCTGCTTGAGGAAAAGCCAGGCTGGTGTCGTGGGTGGTGCCTTCAACACTTTGGAGGGGTGATGCTCCCTCTGGGCTTAATCCTGGGaacctgcagctggctgtgctgcttcctcagcacacaggctggagagaagagcaggcaTCCACCTTCCTAGAGGGACATGGCCACCAGTGTCCCATGCTGTTGTGGTCCCTCCTTAGGGCTGGGAGCAtcttggggtgctgctggctcgTGATGTGGGAGAAGCTCCATTAagtggctggggcaggaggtccATGGCATGATGCAGTGccgtgggtgctgggggcagagctgctctccctcccaCGTTGCTGATGGGATCCCTGTGGCCAAGGGGTCTGCTTAGGCCTCCATTAATGGAAGGAGAGAGAGCTGCACCCTCAGTCCTGGTCCATTTGGTGGAAGGTGACCCCATCCTGGCTCTGTAGGTGCTGAGGAACAAGGGTGTCTACGAGAGCGTCAAGTACATCCAGCAGGAAAACTTCTGGATTGGGCCCAGCTCGGTAAGGGCTCTGCCATCACAACCCCTTGCCCAACACTCTGCCCTCCACTGCCCTCTACTTCTGTCTTGACTGAGGAGGCTCCTGGGGGTGCTCCCAGGGGGAGAGCTCAACCCTTTGTCCCAGCCTGctaccccacagccctcagtggccccatccctctgggctctgcctctgcctccaccCCAGGCTGGAGACTCAGCAGCACTTCCCAGAGCTGCATCCCATCACAGTGGGATGGTCAGAAGAAACCCTGTCCCCTTCCCATCCACCTTCCCCACACTGGGGTAAGAGAGACTTGAGGCTGTCACCTGTGGGGACCCTGTGGCCCTGCTGAACTctccctgggggcagctggagggcgGGGAGGTATGGGGTGACAAGGCAGGGGAGGGCACACAGCATCCCCTGGACTGACCTCTCCCTGTCAGATCGACCTGATTCACCTGGGAGCCAAGTTCTCCCCCTGCATCCGGAAGGACCGGCAGGTGGAGCGGCTGATCCAGCGGGAACGGGACCGGGAGCGCGGCTCCGGCTGCTGCGTCCAGAACGACAACTCCGGCTGCATCCAGACCCTGCCGCAGGACTGCTCGGTgcgcgctgccgccgccgcgaGCGCTGGGCTCGCCGGGGAGAAGGGGAGCCCATCGCTGCCCTCGGCAGCACCAGGGCGGGGTGCGTGCAGGGCCGGAGCTGTGCGCTCACTGCTAgcatcctcctctgcctctttgTCCTCCCCAGGAGACTCTGGCGACGTTCATCAAGTGGCCAGGCACCAACGCACCAGCCATGGACTCGGGGGAGAAGAGGACATCAGGGGCTGTGTGTCACCAGGACCCCAGGTAGgagacacaggttgcccagggaggtgatggaaaccccatccctggaggtttttaaggccaggctgggtgtggctgtgagcaacctgatctagtgtgaggtgtccctgcccatggcagggggggtggaactggatgcatccttgaggtcccttccaaccctgacagttctatgattctgtgacagctgGGGCCTGGTTCTGGATACAGGCACTGTGGTCACCCAACTGTATGGGACGTGGTGGAAGTGCTTTCTGAGGCTATTTCCAGATTGGACACCTGGAATTCTCTTGTtcaaggggctgggggctcttaAACACCACAGGAGGGTGATAAGAGGGAAACAGTGGGGAACTGAAGTGGGGTTTGTCCTGAATGCAGACAGCAATGGGTGAGCTGGAGACACAGCTGAGGAGTGCTGTTGTCTGGCACTGGTCCCCACCCACCCTGCTCCACTGAAGTGGGTGATGCTGCAAGGGGGCATTGATGGGGTTGTCAGAGAGAGTGAGTGCTGTGGGGTTCAGCTGTGATGTTGCAGGACATTGTTGTAGGGATTGTAGGGGTCTTGCAGGACACCAGGCTGTATGATCCCTCCCTAGCCAGGGGAAGGGCCAGATCTTGGGGCTGACCCCAAGTGGGGTTACTAGTTTGGAAGGAGGCATGTGCTGAGTGAGACCTGTCCTGACTCCCCACTCACATCCCTCTGACAGAACCTGTGAGGAACCAGCATCCAACCCACCTCATGTGTGGCCAGACGACATCACCAAGTGGCCGGTAGGAGCCTGGCACCATCACAATCTGGGTGGCTCCATGGGAAGCACAACAGGCAGGGGGCGGCggggagagcctggggctggaccCTGATCtagctcttctctctcctgcttGTAGATTTGCACCTATGagaccaaaaccaaccacacaGGCTTTGCCCACCTGGACTGCCAGATCAAGGGCAGGCCCTGCTGCATTGGCACTAAGGGCAGGTGGGTCACAGCGATGGAGGCACCTAGCCTGGGCTTGACTTGACTCTCTTGAGCTGTGTCTGGAGCTGAGCCAGCGGGGAGAGAGTGGTTACAGTGCCTTGGCTGGGGGTGAAacgtggaggctgagggggagcagagggggatgcttgggggagcagggagtgagccctgccccaagcaagccctctgcctgccctctgcccagctgtgagATCACCACGCGGGAGTACTGCGAGTTCATGCACGGCTACTTCCACGAGGAGGCCACGCTCTGCTCAcaggtgggcagggctgggggcctgggacacgatgccagcagctgggtcACACCTTGTCCTGCTGATGTCAAAGGGTTTCATAGTATCCTGGGATGGGTGTGAGCAGGGAGGATGCATAGTGtgggataagaggaaatggcttcaagttgtgccaggggaggtttaggttggatatgaggaaaaagttttatattggaacaggctgcccagggaggtgatggaatcaccatctctggagatgttcaagtaaACATGTGGACACGgcgcctggggacatggtttaatggccatggtggtgttgggttgatggctggacttcaTCTTAGgggtcatttccaaccaaaacgattctatgagGCTATGCTGCCTGCCTTGGTGCTGTGGGGCAAGGGGAAATGCAGGGCTCAAGCCAGTCTCCCCTGGGCAGAAGCAGTGTCCTTGGGAAAGGCACTTCCTGGGCAGGAAAATGACCCTTCAGCACGTCTTGGGGATGCTCAGTCACTACATCCCCAGGACCAGACAGTGTGGATGCCACACACAAACCCAGTGTCCCCTCCACAACTGACACGTAGCATCTCCAGCCATGTGTCCCTGTGACCCATCTTTTGCTCTCTGTGGTTCTGGGGTGTGGGCTGAGCCCTGTTtacccccctgcctcccccacctTTGTAGGTGCACTGCCTGGACGAGGTCTGTGGCCTCCTGCCTTTCCTCAACCCGGAGGTCCCTGACCAGTTCTACCGCCTGTGGCTGTCCCTGTTCCTGCACGCTGGGTGAGCTGTGGGGATGGGGGCCTGAGAGTCCATTGGGATGGTCTCTGATCCATAAGATAGGAGGGGAGGACCCCTCCAGACTACAGCAGCACATGGTGGAGGGTGTTCAGGGAGGTGTCtcgtgcccagggcagtgggtgggagGACTGGGCAGGGGCTCTGTCTGGGCAGGGGTCTCTAATGCAGGGTCTCTCCCCCCAGCATCATCCACTGCCTGGTGTCAGTGACTTTCCAGATGacagtgctgagggacctggaaaaGCTGGCAGGCTGGCATCGCATCTCCATCATTTTTATCCTCAGTGGCATCACGGGCAACCTGGCCAGTGCCATCTTCCTGCCATACCGGGCAGAGGTGAGGGCAGGGACTCTACCCATATCACCCCAGACCCCACCAGGGACCCAAGGACACCCCCACCTCGGCAGAGCTTTGGgttgggggctgcagcagagagctctcaTCCCCTGGCAGGATTTGGCAGGGgtgcctgtggcaggctggtgtccccatggcagggggtgatCCCTGCCCCATGTGTCGGGTTCGCACATGCCGTCGGGTCACGCGTCACCACGTGTcgctgtgtgtgcagggtccCCAGGCGGGCAGATGGCTAATCTGCTGGCAACGAAACCATGCCAGGCTTTAAATGAGATCACACCCAGAGCCCTAATCCCCTCAGGGCTGCGTCAGGACAGGGCCACAGGGGCTGTGACCTGGGAGGAGGTGATGCTGCCCGGCTGCTGAGTCATGGAAAGTACCACCTCTGCCCAAATGGCATCGGCAtgctcccctcctcttcctcccgtGCCAGAGCTCCCACCCCTGAGCCCTACACCAGTGTGACTGGTgacaagggctgcaggagccaaaTGAGCGTTGCAAAGGAGGAGCTGGTCCCTGGGGACACAAGGGGACCAGGTGGGGTGACATGCACAGGGTCCAGCTGtgacatcacagaatgttaggggctgaaagggacctcaagagatcatccagtccaacccccctgccggagcaggatcacccacacCAGATCACATaagaactcatccaggcaggccctgaatatttccagagagggagactccacaaccgccctgggcagcctgctccagtgttctgtcaccctcacagtgaaataattcttcctcctgtttccatggagcttcctatgcctcaacttccaccactgcctcttgtgctgccaTTGGGCATCgccgagcagagcctggctccagcctcttggcactcaccctttacatatttataaccatgaatgaggtcagctcttagtctcctcttctccaagctgaagagccctcagcctgtccttgtagggaagatgttccactcccttcatcctTTCCGTGGCTCCCCTCTCTCTGCAGGTGGGCCCTGCGGGATCCCAGTTTGGCTTGCTGGCCTGCCTCTTCGTGGAGCTCTTCCAGAGCTGGCAAGTGCTGGAGAAACCTTGGAAAGCCTTCCTCAACCTCTTCGGCATCGTCCTCTTCCTCTTCGTCTGCGGCCTCTTGCCGTGGATCGATAACATCGCTCACCTCTTCGGCTTCCTCAGCGGCCTCCTGCTCTCCTTCGCCTTCCTGCCCTACATCACCTTCGGCACGGTGGACAAGTACCGCAAGCGAGCCATGATCATCATCTCCTTGCTGGTCTTCCTGGGGCTCTTCGCCTCGCTGGTGGTCTGGCTCTACGTCTACCCCGTGAACTGGCGCTGGGTGGAGTACCTCACCTGCCTGCCCTTCACCAGCAAGTTCTGCGAGAAGTacgagctggagcaggtcctgcaCTGACCCTGCCGGCGGGGACGGGGCTGGGAGAGGTGCCGGTGGTGACCCTGGGGCGGGTCTTCACCACTTCCCCCCAGGAGACGGTGGCTGCTCCGGGCACAGCTGCATCCTCGGGGCTGGGCGGGTTTGGGCTCACCCCTGTCGATCGTTGGGATgcggtggggagcagggctggagctactCTGCCTTGCACCCCCGTGGGGCTGCCTCTTGGTGCTGAAAAGCCATAACCAGCCTGGGGACCGACCTCGGCTTCTGCCTGCCTGGAGCAAGGGCTGAGAGACTGGGACTTCTGTACgtccacagccaggctgggctcccagccctgggcctcAAAAGCACCCGGGAATGAAGTGACCGAGGTCTTCTGCCTAccctgggccccatcctgcctctgtgcccctgggtgctgcagctcaTACTGTGAACACGACCCCCTTTTTTGCAGGGGCACTTGTTTTTATCCACAGCTCTTTGAACCAAGGGTTTCCCACACCTTGGGCTCCTCATGGCCTCTGCATAGCCCCAGGGCATTCAGAGCTGAGCTTCCAAGGTATTTTTTCAGTCCTTCTCTCACACCTGGTGTTTCCCCAAGGCCAGGGCTGGTGCTTCCTCACTTGGGTTCCTCACTGGATGCAGAGGCAGGACTTGGGGTACTGGGGGGCTGCTTTTTCTCTTATTTCAGTGAACTTCTCTTtttggaagcagagaagcaACACATGGAGTGTTTCTAGTATCACGTTGGGAGGCAAATGTAGAGGATAAACACCCCTGGCGGGGCTTGtgtggctgctcctggagcCCACAGAccccttttccttctgccttgTGTCCCTACTGTTACCCTTTGTCCTTTTTCAAAGCATAGACACCCAGGTAACCCCCACCCTGCCTCAAAcggtgctgccaggctggggcagtcGCCAtcccctgtccctgcctgcccccagccctcctccccagcatttcctcctccctcccaccgGCCATGCTGTGAAGGCAGGTCCTTCCTGGGGTCCAGGTGACTCCCCTGGGCTGGTTTGGAGCCAGACTGGTGCCAGGCTGTCTGTCCCTTGGTATGTGTTACCCTGGCAGTGGTGGGTCTCAGCCCTGTTAAATGGGGGAACGTGGG is from Dryobates pubescens isolate bDryPub1 chromosome 20, bDryPub1.pri, whole genome shotgun sequence and encodes:
- the RHBDF2 gene encoding inactive rhomboid protein 2, which translates into the protein MSAGDKNGGSHSSSSRLQSKKPPNLSIVIPPREAEEEGAQKEPSRVPIYRKSKSLQEPRWERRPGFRRQTSLSQSIRKGTAQWFGISGDWEGKRQQWQRKSLQHCSLRYGKLKPAYRDMELPSQEVPSFQGTESPKPAKMPKIVDPLARGRPFRHPDETDRPHTPHHVLPPLTPGVVSLASFNSIRSGHGRLPRRKRESVAHMSFKAAAALLRGRSVLEPLAPKQRSNKRSFLFPSFMDEDMVDAADTLDSSFFSKASAMDMHDETYSMPDDVFESPPLSATYLRMHPVGDDARVSPEVEQPTPQEGVRLPATCSGTAPRRGRRIASKVKHFAFDRKKRYYGLGVVGKWLNRTYRRSLSSIVQSQLEMTDSHRPYFTYWITFVHILITLLVIGTYGIAPIGFAQHVTTELVLRNKGVYESVKYIQQENFWIGPSSIDLIHLGAKFSPCIRKDRQVERLIQRERDRERGSGCCVQNDNSGCIQTLPQDCSETLATFIKWPGTNAPAMDSGEKRTSGAVCHQDPRTCEEPASNPPHVWPDDITKWPICTYETKTNHTGFAHLDCQIKGRPCCIGTKGSCEITTREYCEFMHGYFHEEATLCSQVHCLDEVCGLLPFLNPEVPDQFYRLWLSLFLHAGIIHCLVSVTFQMTVLRDLEKLAGWHRISIIFILSGITGNLASAIFLPYRAEVGPAGSQFGLLACLFVELFQSWQVLEKPWKAFLNLFGIVLFLFVCGLLPWIDNIAHLFGFLSGLLLSFAFLPYITFGTVDKYRKRAMIIISLLVFLGLFASLVVWLYVYPVNWRWVEYLTCLPFTSKFCEKYELEQVLH